From Chrysemys picta bellii isolate R12L10 chromosome 1, ASM1138683v2, whole genome shotgun sequence:
TGGCTATTGATCTAATTAATGAAGGGAGTCACCTGAAACAGTAATGAAACAAAGAATGATTCTCACCCTAAaagtttgtttcaattttttcttTGCTCTTTCCCTCCCACATCCTCAATCCAGGAATTTTTAACCCTCCCgcctctcccctctgttctcctCCATCCTTTGTTGCTTCTTTCCCCTTGTGCTTTCTTTCGTCCCCTCCTCTTAATAATATTGTAGTTGCTAGAACAACTTAATGTTCATAAAAGAGAGTAGGAGGAGATTTTCTGGCTCCTGTTCTCCTTCTATTTCCGAAGAGGACCACGTAGCCAAATTTGGTGAATGAGGGATCAGCTCCTCTTCAACCCAGATAATAGCATAGTAGATAATGGAGTATTGGAAGTTTAAGCAGTAATCCTCCATAGCTAGTTTTGCTTAGTAAACAGAGAACTTCTATAATCTTTTGTTATACAGATAATgattaataaaacattttaaaaggttatTTTACATACCGTATAAATTTGAGATTGAAAAGTCTTCAAGGCAGTATCACTGTATTTCTATTTGTTCTCTGAGGTACCTCACACACTTTTGGGCAGTTTTAAATATTGAGATATTTATTTCTAAACCAAAAATGTAATTTGAATCTTAAtaaaacactatttaaaaaaaaatctacaagccATAAAAATTCAAGttatactttaaaaacaaaaacagaaaggaaCACCAGAAAAtatagaaatgcaaagttaaGGTACCTCAAACAACCTTGAACTTTGCCCTCATATTTGTATCTCTCTGGGCTCCCTGCATTCAAGGATGATACGTGTCTGTAGGTATCACAACCAGTTCACATTTTGAGCTACTGATCTCATGTAAACATAAGGATAATGcatcaaaatattatttattagtttGACAAGTGTAGTTTTAATACTATATAACACTTCATAGTACAACAGTAAATATTTTGtagtatgttttttaaaataatggtaaTATTGCACATCACTTAATAAGCTCTTTGCCCTTGAATTTTGATGGTCAGGAAGACTGGGGGTTATTGTGAAAATTATGGGGTGTGAAAAGTACAGAAGCTGTATTTTCATTTTTACATTATGCTTTTTAAATATAAGTGCCTTCTTCCAAACAGAAAATATGTAAAGACCTAAATTACATGGGACCAATTACTCATGAGTTTTTTGGTACGTCCATAAATACTATATGAAGAGTAACAAGGGAGAAAAGGTTGGGTTTTATAAAAGCTGTTTGTACTTTCAAAAAGTGAAAGAATATAACATTGAGGGCTTCCAAATTTATTGTCTCTCAATCACTCCCTATCAAAATCATTCAGTTTACAAATAACAATGATGATTTTTCTAACTTTCTTGCACATCATCAGCAGTTAATTTGACCCATCTGATATGTATATTAGTGGTAGTTAAAATAAATTGAGGTGTATACCAGTAACACCACTCTTCTGGGTCAGGTTTACTGGTAATTATATATAAGAAGGAAATAACCCAGCTAGACTTTAGGATCCTAGTGAAAAAAATTTGGTGATAGCAGTTTATGATTAAGTGCCCAGGTGAAAATTGCCTTATAACTACCAGAGATAAACAGGGTTTATGAATTGTCCCCAAGTATGCTGCTAGGTACTTTACAGCATACAAGTCTCTGTccagaacaggaaaaaaaaaaaaaaaggaaaaaatcctttaaaaaaattgtacaCAAAACCAATTTGTTATGGAgcaaataataaacaaacagctttttttaaaaaacaatcgcTTTTTAGCGTATAGTCTCACCTACACTTGCAGCACAAAGCTCTTGAATGTGTGCCACAATAactatttttctgcatataaaagccagggccagcattagggggtagaaatcagggcaactgcctggggccccccGCCACAGGGGGCCCCATAAAGCTTAGTTGCTCAGACTTCAGCGTCAGCCTTGGGTGGTGGGGCTTacggccccaggcttcagccccatacaGCTGGGATTcgtctttctgccctgggccccagcaagtctaatgccagctccTCTTGGCAGACTCCTTGAAATCTGCTTGTGACCCACGCAGTGGGCcccagactcctggttgagaaccactggtctaatctATTTGGTATTTGTTGGAGAAAAAACTGAATGCTTGAAATACATAACAATGAAAATGGCCCAGTTTAataatttataaatattaatCTGCAGCATTGTGAATTAGGATACCAAAGCCTAAACAAGCTTTTGGACTCCTCCCTCATGATTATCTCATTCACCTACACATGATTTTCAGTAATAtttgaaaagaacattaaggttgcaaagtcaagcattcaagcTAAGAAATACCATAATTACATTTGCCTGGGCAACCATAATTCAGCCTCTTTTCACGCATGCATTATAACAGTCTTGCCCAATATCACATAGGAAGACTGTGGCAGAAAGAGAACTCAGCTCTCCAGAATCCCAGTCCAATTGCCTTAACAGCAGGAGACCATTCTTTCTCTTCTTGCAAcccactgcctcattcagtgtccatcctgtgcactaaatgaggcagggatccagtAAAACAAATAGCAGGTAATCATGTAATTAACGACTGTATCATAATGTTACATAAAGAAGGATGAATTACAACTGCTCAGGCAACCTTAGTTCtagaatttcctaacttttgagtggttGATTTTGtgaccttaatgttcttttaatgtagttttttaaaaatatgtaatatcccagtgttttttaaaaaaaaattaaaaaatacaaacattcCATCAGGTTGAGCCATACTGACCTGCACAGATCATCAGTAGGGCTGGAACCCAAGAGCATTAGATCCACAGTGCAAAAGTACCATTTGAGTTAAGTAGTAGCAGTAACAAGCTATTATCCTCTATGAGGACCAGCCACATGACATGACACATACTTCGGCTTACACATATATTTGctagacagcagaggaatgttaGTAATCAGGAATCTTGTTTTCTATTTTATTAGCATAATACACCCCTCTTCTAAGACTTTTGCTGAAAGATTCAGGTGAGACACTTAAAATCTGTTAAGAAGCATCACCACGTTGCCTTTGTCCTCAAAAATTCACTTCACAATGTAGTTCAAAATTGCTAAATTTGTTTCTTCAAATATTCATGGACTTGCTCCAGTCTTCTTGGTCTTGTTTAGATTAGAATTGCTGGTTGTGCTGTAACTTGAATTAATTGATTGCCAATTAATACTACCATATATATTTGAGAGACATTTGTTCCTGGTCATGGTTAAAgtcctgcatggatacaaaatttgtatccacagcCGATCAGCAATCCGCAAACATAGTCCACGGATATCTGCTGATTTGCAGGGATCTAGTAATGGTTTACCTGAGGTCTCAGTGTAATATACCTAATTAAATCATACTGGTGTAAACCATGCTTTACTTGTGTGTAGCATAACTATGTTAAGGGTTTGCACATTGATGtagctcagcagttctcaaccaggggtccgggccCCCATGggggggccgcgagcaggtttcaggaggtcTGCCAAGCAGGGTCGGCATTAgatttgctggagcccagggcagaaagttcAAGCCCCGCCATGTGGGACAGACGCCCAAGGCCCCAAGCCCCACTACCCAgcactgaagccgaagcctgagcaacttagctttgcagggccccctgtggcatggggacctgggaggcaattgccctgcttgccccCCCAACGCAGGctctggcttttaatctactggatatacAGAAAAAGAGTggctgtggcacaggtgggccatgaagtttttatagcattttgggagggcctcaaaaagaaaaaggttgagaacccctgatgtagttaaactgatgcaaattAATTGACACAAGTTGCATGAAAGATGTCATGTAATATAAAGTTGTATTATGAAAGGATTTTTCTGTGCGTTtcagtaaaatatttaaaaatcatctGGAGAAACTCTTTTTACTTAGTTTTACCCATTTGTGTTTTAGACTCAAATTCTTTAGAACAGAGATTTCACTTCACTTCATTCTCATGCCCCAATCCTGGAATGGGATCTATGCAGGTAGACCTTTACATCTATATAGAGTCCGAATGAAGCATCCCTAACCCGTTCAGTTTACTGGATCAAGGTCTTGTTCAGTGTATTTTGTCCGCTGTAAAGCACAACAACAGCACTACAGAAACAATTTTGCATGCACACATTTTTTAACACATCACATAATTCAAAAATATGTATAACTTGAAACAAtcatggaccaaaaaaaaaaaaaaaaaggtaactaACCTCCATACACCAGCATAGTAATGAGAAGAGCAATTAGGTGGACTCTGAGCCTGGGTTTAACTGCCTCAAATTGAAGTATGGtcagctggaacacagtggagaaGAGCAGCTCTATGCAAAAAGCCTGGGTCTCGGTGGTTTGGATAGGATTACAGCAGCCCTCGGCCAGTGCCTCAGAGTGCACCTTGATGATCCCCATGGACCAGATACGGTGCATGTAAATTCTGGCCAGCACTGCACCAGCAAACTGGGCTCCAATCTTCAGCCCGCCCTGTTTGACTGAGATCCCACCATCCAAGATTTGTTGCAGGGTGCCACAGGGGTTGCATGTGCTGCCAGTCAGAGTCAATCCATGCAGGACAGTAAAAACATAGGTGAGGGTGAGGGCAACGTGTGGCTTGGGCTGCACATTGGCCAGCAGCCGGAGCTCATTGGTGCAGGCACAGATTTGGAAAGTGGCAAACAGCTCCAGGAGAAACGTGCGAGGGTGAAGGCGTCGGGAGTGCATTTGGCGTCGGGTTAGCTTCCGGCACCCTCCTACCAACATCATGGTGCCAACCATCAGCAGAAGCGAGATCCAGGTCTCATCCAGACCCATAGTGAGGCCCAGGCTGAGAGAGGCTAGGACTTATCCCAGCGCAGGGGCAATTGCACTCAGGTCCTGGGCTCACCCCTCTCCAGCCCTGCTGCCTATGAGGGGGGTGACTCTGTTTCTCCACAGCCAGTCAGGGGAGTGTCTCAACTCCCCCCTCTCCTGCCAAGCTCCCCCCACAGCATGTCAGGGTGGTCAAAGCTCCCCCCTCGCCTGccaagctccccccacagccggtcggggggggggtggtgtcacagctccccccacagcctgtCAGGGGGTGTCTCAACTCCCCCCTCTCCTGCCAAACTCCCCCCACAGCCTGTCAGGGGGGGATCACAGCTCCCCCCTCGCCTGCCAAACTCCTGCCACAGCCTGTCGGGGGGGGGGAtctcagctccccccacagcctgtCGGGGGGGGtctcagctccccccacagccggTCGCTACCTCTCCTCTCCGCAGTGCCTATGTGGCAAAGCGTCCCGTCCCCTCCCCGCTACGAGGAGCCTCCACCAAACGGCAGCTGGCGGCCCCGCGGCTGGACCCGGGGGAAGCAGCCTTTGCTCCGGGCCAGCGGCCGCCTGGCGGGTTAGAAACAGACCGAGACCGAGCCGGAGCCAACCGGCGCGTGCGCAGACAGCGCGTTCCCTCCGGTGCCTGGCTCCCGAGCTGGCCGCAGCGAGCTCGCGCTGCCGCCTGTGACCGTTGGTCCGGCGAGGTGACGGTCACGCGCTCGCTGAGAGAGCGAGGAAGCCGGGTcccctcaggggagggaggggcttggTCCGGTGCCTATGGCCTGGGGCGGCGGCAGGGGTCCCGTCTCACTGATCTGACCCCCCACCCAGGCTCCACCACAGGCGCGTGCCCCTAGCACACCGCTATGGGGAGaagcctcctccccactccacccGTTATCCatgaaagcactacagagaaaaaacATTCAAATACCTACAAGAACCTAtgtgcatgctaataagcttaccagaaatCACCCTAACCTTAACGGGGATTCTGGTATGGGTAGCCCCTCAAACTTCCACCCAAATCAGAGTCCTTGTGGTTATaggttcatcacagcttcagctgagAATAAGCACACTCAGTCCACTCTTTATACCTTTCAGGGACCTTTGATGTAGAGCTTCCAGAAGCAGGTGATTAGTACACAATGGATCTCTCTCCACATGATGCATCTTTAAAAGTTTGACTTGGGTAGCAAAAATTTGCATTTCCCTCATCGCAAAGTACTTTtttaggaaatccacttcacgcGTATTGTTCCAAAAAGCCCTTTGACTTTCCTAATACCTTCCAAAGATTGCATCAATCTTGTTATCCTGCTAAAGAAACCCCAGACAACCTCAAAATAGTATATAAGCATTTGCTTATACAGTGAACTCCAAATGTCCTGTTTCTGGTACAGTTTGTatgtacattctagttcaccaaagagtgtcatgtgaggtcttaaatgaaagctggggTCACACTGCTCATTAATACTATTCACAGGTGGCGAGTTCTATAGGCCCTGTGGTGCCTGGGCagcaggaatattcctggtgcccaggcaccacgggATCGGCTCCAGCACTGTCCGAGGCTGGGTCTCTCCCTCGGCCTCGGGTGCCCCCGCCCCGCACCTCCCCCGGGCTATTTAAAACAGCCCGGGCCCCCAACTCCCACCAGCAGCACAGTGCAGCTGAGCAGCTTCCTGCCTGCTCACTCCACGTGGCTACtgacccctccctgcagcccagggggTGTCTGTGTCCTGCCCCAAgcacccctgcagccaatgggaagctgtgggggcagggcctggggataGCAGCATATGGAGACTCCCGGCCTACCCTGCCTAGGAGCTCCAGGTAAGCgctgcacacgcacacacacaccctcccagagcctgcacctctcctTTGGCCCCCAAACTCagttccagagcctgcacccctcaacccctcctgcacccccagcccctgtcccagcctgcatccagcacccaaactctgtcccagagtctgcacttgtacccccttcccacacaccccctcctgtccccaaactccctcccagcgcttgcacccctcaccccctcctacaccaccaccacttgccccagcccagagcctacacccaaactccctcccagagcctgcacccctcaccccctcctgcacccccacaccctgccgcagaccggagcctgcacccagcacccaaactccatcccagagcctgcaccccagaccctcttccccacccaaactccctcccaaagccttaggcaggtgggggctggagttggggcgggttctgggcatcACCAAAAGTTCTACAAACCTGCATCCCCTGATACTagtgtgaaatgtatgtagagaTACTATGTAAGGCTTTACATATGCacactgaaaatatgttcttaactTCTGTATCACAGCAGACGTGGAGAAGAAGGTTTTCTGTCAGACGAGATGTTTATTCACCTTTCTCTCTGTCGGATGTAAGttaagcattgtaagctaacGCAATGGATGCCTATTTACATATGAAGTTATCTAAGAGATGTGAAGTCCACAGGGAAGCAGCGCATAGGAAAAGAAACCATGAGGGACAATCAGTGAACTTTGGGGATATAAATAGAAGGCAAACAACACACACCCTTATCCTGCCCGTAGGAGTTAAATAGGCAGTTCCTTTACACTCATCAAAGTGGGATCTCAATCAACCTTGGTTGAAACACTGCGGAGGACCTCGGAGGTGAGATAAACgtctttagacaggaggttaaccagttaagtttagtctctagaaagcatgttatgattttattttatatgtagccTTTTGTTTCCAATTTCCTTACTTGCTATCACTTGAAAATGAacttaagaacagccatactgggtcagaccaaaggtccatctagcccagtatcctgtcttccgacagtggccaatgccagtgccccagagggaatgaacagaacaggtaatcatcaagtgatccatccccattcccagcttctggcaaacaaaggctagggaacTTATTGTTGTTTTTACTATAAATATATCCCCGTGCTGTGATATTAAGTAAGGTGCTAATCCTCAGTTGAATCCTATAAACTAGTGTATACTGTTCCTCTGGAAATAGCAggcctggtatttctgtgagtgttcagttaTTAGGTGCTTAACACTACAgggggaatgcttcaaagggattggggtgcacccATTGTTAACCTATAAGGCAAAGTAAAGGCTGGTATAGtgcagaggagagtgcttgggtGGCTAATAGGCTGGTGATGTCAAGGAGCTGATATCCAGTTAAGCACAAGTAGGACTCCCTCATTCTGTAggttggggagcagggagtgtaACAAAATGACTTTCAGTCCTGGGTACCTCTGAGACTGTCACAGGGCCCTGCCTTGATATATATAGAAGGCCCTGTATTGtctcaggccagccctgcagaTAGGCATTGTCCCTCCTTTGGGATAACTTCATGTTTGGTCAATTGAGAAGAAGAATTGTGAGTTCTAAATTACTCAGCATAAATATAACCAGTTACTTTTACACAGGAAGATGGTTTCTTGCCTCCACTCTCACATACAGAATTAGTTCTCACTTGATTGGAGACAGTTCCTCCACTCCCCAAGAGGGAAGAAGTGAAGATCTACCTGTTCCAGGCTGTGAGTGTAGGTGGGTATATGCTGTACACACTGGGCTTACAATTTTTATTTCTGGAATGTGTGGAGAGGAAACATATCTGAtggtgtcatttttttttttatccttcgGGAAGAATTTTATTATCTCACTGCTAGATCACTCTAcagtattgacacctcctcatcaattattgggagtggactacatccaccctgactaaattggccttcaacattggttctccacttgtaaggtaactcccttctcttcatgtgccaacaTATATTTatgtctgtatctgtaattttcattccatgcatctgaagaagtgggtttttttacccatgaaagcttatgcccaaataaatctgttagtctttaaggtgccactggactcctcattgtttctgtggatacagactaacacggctacccctctgacccTCTGTAGTTGTGATCATAAGGTAGAAAGCACATTGTCCCGGCTTCTGAGTAGTCAGTAAAGATATTGGTTCCAGAGTCTTGTCTATGCTCTGAAACTAAACCACTGCTGTCAGTGGTTATCAGTAATTGTTGTAGCTGAGCTAATACTAAACAGAGTGTAGCTGCAAGGGCAGAAAAGGACAGAGTTCAGAATACCTGGGCATATATACACATAATTTTCCAGAAGATGGCAGCAAAGATTATcttatgttttctaatctttcaaAATTACTTTCTGACTTGCAATTTGTTGAACAAGGCTCATacagaccagaggttctcaaactgtggtctgcgagctccattcaggtgtaatccatggatagttccctctaaggcgTGTGCCTGGGCAGCCACACACGACAGAATGAAGGGCCACTCACCACTCACCTAAGCCGTGCAGGCATGGCTccgctaattaggtgcctggaccctggagaagatgcacatgtaaggtgaggtggtggccttggggggcatgggggtgggtgagaagaggggatgaggggaatttgggatgtgcagggctgtggtggccagagaaagaggcgactttccccagcgcccgggctgtggctgccggggagagacagccctccttcctaGCCTCAGctttgtggctgctgtggcaggggagagacaccccccattcccagacccagcttgggggctgccactgcagtggagagagggcacatccatcacattagaaaggtaagactactgatattaaaataggagttgtgtgtttttatttgtagaacaaaaacagTTAATTATTATAaagggttttttattatttatatatagcgcttttatccaaagcgttTTATAATAGTTaactaatggtacaaacaacatttggaaagatcattaagtggtctgccaagaccctcagcaattttcaagtgctccgtggaaaaaaaaagtttgagaaccactgacagtAAATTTCTTGCAGAGGCAATGCCTACTCTGATGAATATGTTGCCTTtcaccaacaaaaacaaaaccttactTTCACCTTAAGGTCAGTGTAATGTTCAGAATAAAGTTGCAAAATCATTTCAGAGTAAACAGAACAAAATCATTTCTCTCACATAGTTGTGCCTTACCACCTGTTCTTTTGTTGATCCCTGCCAGTGCTGAATCAGGGATCAACAATTAGAAGCAAGCATGAACATAAGGGTTCCTCGGAGTTTAAAATATGCTGCTACTTTATTTTGATGCCCTTGTTTGTTTaatataaagagaaaaataaaatgcagcacTTCTTATGATCTAAACACATGTGTAGTTACAAGTTAACAATTGCCTCATATAGGATCAAAATTTTAGTGTTCACAATTGTACAAACCTGTTTTTGCATATGTAGCTCATTATACATTCAAATATGCACTATAcatcatccccttccttagaaaATATGCCTTCCATTTGTCTTTACTGCaggaattattaattattattattgtctaGTGATTAGGCCCCATTATACTAGGCCCTGTACATACTACACATACTAAGAGATAGTGCCTGCCCTGATGATCTTACAGTCtacatcaggggtggccaaactttttggcccgagggccacatctgggtggggaaattgcatgcagggccatgaatgtagggcaggggcaggggattggagtgcaggagggagtgtggggtatgggagggggtgaggtgtacgagggggctcagggcaaggggttgggatgcaggaagggtgtggggtgtggtagggggctcagagcagggggttggggtgcaggaggggtttggggtgcgggctctggcctggcaccACTTACCTTGAGCGgttccagggtggcagcggtgcgcaatgaggctaaggcagactccctatCTGCCCTGGCCcgacgccactcccggaagcagctggcaccacatccctgcagcccctggggggtaggggggcagagggctctgcgcgctgccctcgcctACGGGTACCTCTCTTGATGCTCAGAAAGGGCTTCTGAggactgtggaaagggatctggggattgtagtggatcacaagataatcagtcagcagtgtaacactgttgcaaaaaattaaacatcattctgggatgtatcagcaagagtgttgtaagcaagacaggagaagtaattcttccattctatgggcatgtctacattatGAAATTATGTCAACTTAAATTATGtcagcatacagccactgcagtaattgaactgtttttgcatgtccacactccGATCCCTGTGTCAGTGGTGTGTGTCCGCACCAGGAGTGTTTGTACCGACTGTACTGTCACTGTGAAGCATTCTGGGACGGCTTCTGAAagtggtttagattggacattaagaaaaacttcctaactgtcggggtagttaagcactggaataagttgcttagggaggttgtgaaatctccatcactgaaagtttttaaaaacaagttagacaaacacctgtcagaaatggtctaaTTATTATGTAGTCcttccttgagtgcaggggactggactagatgacatattgaggtcccttccaagatGGTAAGACAGACAAATGGCGGGGGGGGGACCAAGGGCCAGCCTTGCTATTTATGGTGTCCTAAGTTGTCATGAAGCACAATTTGGGAATTAGTCACTGAGTTGCCTCCCATTTCTATGGTCCTGTTCTGGGTGAGATTAGCCAGTGAGTTTCCTCACATTCTTGTCAAGTTGCCAGAGAAGGGGAAGACTGGACTGGCTCATATATCTAAAACATGAAATGATATGTGGTTTGCTGACATATGGATCGTCATTCATTCCTTGATTTGCAGCTTGCTTGACATGTCAGCATGGAATTTTCCATTACATGCTCATATGACTACATGAAGAAAGGATCAGGAGTCATAGTTCTCTAAAAGGTCAGCTCAAGGTCACCAGCTTGCAATTTTAATTGTAATATATAAATTCTTTACATAAGCTGGGTATACATAATTGCTTTTTATGACCACAAGATATAGCAGCATTATACAAACCAATCATTTGTTGGGTAATCCTACAGGAGCTTTAATGTACGTTGTTATCTCTGTTGGCAAAGATTACGTATTTTCTAGAGAGATGCTCAAACCACAAAGTTTGTGTGATTTGTGTTTGTAAACAATTTTAATGGGTGCCTAGTGTCTGTGAGTAGTTTTTCTTTTGGACTTGTTTTTATAAATCCAATTACATAAAGTATTGAGGTGTTCATGTAACAATCTGTGGCCACATACATGCAGACACCATGGTCCTCAGTGAGGCTGGGATTTTGGGTTGACAGCACCAAAAACACAGGCCTTTACTACTTGAACTCTTCTAGCTGTGAGAAATTAGCAGGCTCTTTTAGTCTCTGAGCCCAACCACTAGACcagagccagctccaggcaccagcccagcaagcaggtgcttgggacggcccaggggaaggggcggcacgttgggCTGTTCCGCAGCAATTTGGAggcaggtccctctcggagggaagcacttgctaccgaattaccgccgaagaagaaagcagcgcggtGGAAGTGCCACTGGAGTGCCGCCAATCGCaattgcaatcgcggctttttttttttttcccgccgcttggggcagcaaaaaccctggagccggtcctgactAGACTGAGATATGATTGATCACATACGCTCAACCAGCGTAATAATTTAGATCCAGTGTTTTGTTTCTGAGCTCATTGTGTTAATATCTTTGCATGGACAAATATGCGGACTACTAGAATAAGTGACTACCTTAAATAACATTTTTCGAAGAACAAAGatgcaaaaccaaaaccctgaCATAGTTTTTTGTAGTGATGTGATGGGACATTCCTCCCACCCCactagccctgaaggggttaatatAGGCAAGAGAGGCTAATTATCCACAGGCCTGGAGGAGA
This genomic window contains:
- the AQP11 gene encoding aquaporin-11 isoform X1; its protein translation is MGLDETWISLLLMVGTMMLVGGCRKLTRRQMHSRRLHPRTFLLELFATFQICACTNELRLLANVQPKPHVALTLTYVFTVLHGLTLTGSTCNPCGTLQQILDGGISVKQGGLKIGAQFAGAVLARIYMHRIWSMGIIKVHSEALAEGCCNPIQTTETQAFCIELLFSTVFQLTILQFEAVKPRLRVHLIALLITMLVYGGGNLTGAIFNPALAFSLHASCFHDKFWDYSLVYWMAPSLGKCLYAFLPLKKHIVTTRDSGKEINVLYFHNLLVFHFKLNPKSYINAMLRLELDSSQNIQSYGSQRNHNLSFLHI
- the AQP11 gene encoding aquaporin-11 isoform X2; protein product: MGLDETWISLLLMVGTMMLVGGCRKLTRRQMHSRRLHPRTFLLELFATFQICACTNELRLLANVQPKPHVALTLTYVFTVLHGLTLTGSTCNPCGTLQQILDGGISVKQGGLKIGAQFAGAVLARIYMHRIWSMGIIKVHSEALAEGCCNPIQTTETQAFCIELLFSTVFQLTILQFEAVKPRLRVHLIALLITMLVYGGGNLTGAIFNPALAFSLHASCFHDKFWDYSLVYWMAPSLGSVLVAIVWGEILPLIF